CGCTTAAaacccctggaattggttcAATTTTTCTGACATCTGGTACATCTTAAGTTACGCCTTTTGCCAATCCACTCTTCGCACCCGCTCAAGTACGGTAGCCTGCAAAACACGGCATCAAGTCAAAGAGCGACTGATCTCCTGAgattttctttgattgttgaGGTGCGAGGTTTTATGTCCTCACTTTTAAGTGATTTCTGTTGGACCCCCAGAGTTCAGCAAAATGTTGCAATGCGAGTGAGGCTGTCACAGTTTATCACAAACAATACATTCCATTTGGTTTGGGCAGAAGGACCATTTCTTCCAAGGAAATCTTATCCCATACTGAGAAATGTTCATCATTTGAATATTGATCACTGGGCCTGATAATAAACCATGTTTATTAGAAACAACGAACTGATACTTTTAAAATCTTGTGACACCTAGAACAATAGAAAACGAATGTTGAAATGGAAACGAAACACTGGTAGATTcaaagaaggaaaaacaaaatcgtaTAATTTCTGTTTAATTTCTCATGTGTAGCCCCCTGATCAGTACATAGCTGTGTACTTGCTGCCCAAGCTGAAGAAACTCAATGGTAAAGATGTGGACATCCGGGACACCATTCAGACAATGGAGGACACCCTAAGGTCAAAGGTAAGATAATTATGAGTATGTGAGGTCGTTTTGTGTTAATCCTCATCCAATTTCAATGTCCTTTCCAAAGACACAAATTTCAACCAAGTTGGCCCAGTCGTTACTGATTGATGGTAATTTGAATATCAGCGGTTGCGCTATTATCTGATCACCTCCACTCACGCATTTGTACCGAAACCAACGAGAAAGAGAATGCTGTTGCGTAAAAGACTCTTATCGGATGGAGCTTAACTTAAATTTGAGcttgttaagcaaaaaataccccataaaccaaatttaagcaaatttgaagagggtagggtttaaaattcaattttttttgggggggggtggtgatTTGACAAATGACCCTGTATCCATAAAGAAGACAACACATCATTTCAACATCAacaaatgtatatatatatggggtttttgttgttgtagatgTTGAAGATCTGGGAGGAGGAGTATGCTGCTCGGAATGAGATGCCCCTCAACAAGGCCGAGACGAGATCACTGGAGACAGAGTTTGTTGAACGCCTCAAGGAATCCATCCAGTACGGACCAGGCTCCCTGGTGGAATTCACTCATCACATGGTGAGTCAGAGTTTCCTGACGATGCCTAGAGCAGGCTCAATGAAAATGACCCCCTCAATTTTCTATCCTCTGCCAAGGTAGTAGTTTATAaggaggacagttcttttcagaactggaATAAGTTtccaaataaatttgaaaaCCTACTCAGTGGAAGTAGAGAAGTCTCTGAATTCCCCCAAAATGTACTCCGCGGTTGTAAAATATACATGTTGagtaagacaagttctcaaaaggaatataatctacccagcaagaaGATAAAAAACATGGTGTTTCCTTGTCATCTTTTACTTGGATCTttacaaaatcaatcaattacaaAATATCACGAATAAGATTGTAAAAAGTTAGCTCCGAACAAATTGTCCCTCTACAGTTTATTTTAGTTGTTTGTTGCATCGAATTTAAGAAAGTGAGCttcttttgtgtacattttacagCTGTCGGTACTTGCGGAGAAGCACGTAACCACGCAGACTGCCTACTGGCGCAAGACGGTTCCCGAACTCATCTCCACCTCAAATCAGAGCCCGTCCGCCAGCAAGATCAGCATCAAACTGCCCATTAAAGCCGAGTCCCCGACGCCCGACGACGCGGAGAAGCCACAGGGAACTTCAAACTCTCTCGCAGCGAGCTTAGAGGCGGCCGTCAAGGAATCAGACGCAGAGTTGGCTGGCGATGCCGGCGAGGAGACCCCCATGAATGAAAATGATGCTCCAGACGCACCAGCCGACACCCCTGCAACACCAAAGCAAAATTCCCCCGCCCAGGCCGTGACTAAATCTCCAAGGAAGATAACTGTGGTTGCCGCGGGGAGTAAAAGTCCCGCAAAGACCCCGACGAAAGCCACAACGTTGAAGAGGGCTGCGGCGTCTGAAACCAATGCTACGAACGGAGACGAACCAAATGCGAAGAAGGCTAAAGAAGGTGACGAGGAGGAGGCGGTAGTTAAGAAAAAGAGGGGCAGGCCGATCGGTTCGGGAGGCAAGTACACCAAGAAAGACCCAGGCAAGCCCAAGGCCATCAAGACGGAGCCTAAATCAGAGTCTAGAGTCAGGGCGGCCGCTGCTAAGCTAGCGGCTAGTGTTACAAGTGTTAGTAGTGATGACAAGAAAGAGAAGGTAAAATACAGAGTTTTGGatgattttaaatgtttcaagTTTAAAGactttttgactgatttggggggTTTTACCCAAACAGTTGGGCTATAGTTTACAAACGCTGTGTAGCTCCAGTGTATAACATTTATCTAGCGGGAACGATGTAGCTACACATTTTTTATAAacctcattttttttataaaccttaactatttttttgacCTTACAGAAAGTGTCGAGTGGATACGAGGTGATTCACATGCTCCGATGCCACTCCATGGAGAATGACCCGACTGATGCCAAGACCAACGTCTGGAAATGTGCATTCGAGCCTAGCTTAGAGAAACCAGGTCAGTATGGCACACCTTTATAACTAGAACTGGGAGTCCCCTTTAGGcttctggaagcacacaaattttctttcattgttttcttgcaaatttgatgaccaattgagtaaaaacttttgcagatttgttatttgatgcattccgttgggatacaccaagtgataatactgttctttgaaggttaccgaaggtgtccagtgacttgGCAGTTATACATctgtaaccctaaccctaaaaaTCTTAAACTCGTCCATCTTGTTAACTATCTTCTCTTATTCTTACAGGTACAAGTAAGTGGACGGTAGCCTCTTGCGGAGGCAACACGGTGTGTGTCATTGACTGCAGTACGGGGAAAGTGCTCAAGAAATACCAGCATGCTAAAGACAAGGAGGTAGGTCTTATCTCGTCTCATAACAAGCTTAAgtaccaatacaaatttacaattttctcatagaagTCCCCCTTCTAAGAGGAAAATTGCTTTGCCCCTTTAAAACTGGTCCCTCCTTTTAGCAACTCCCTTAATACACAGCTTTGAGTTGTGCCAAACAGAGCACATGACCCAACAAACTTGCTGAGAACCATCAAGCTTTTCTTCTAAGAATATTGAAGAAAAGATTCAGTATTCTCTCAAGAAAGGAGAAAATATCCCCCAGTAACCAGAATTCAATAATCATGATCAATGATCGATCCACTCATAAAATACTCGTAAATTATCTGTTGATTTCTCGTCTGACTAGGAGTTCTACTGCGTTGCATGGACCACCATCCCAATGGAAGCAGACGAGGAGGGAGCTGAGAAATGTAACATCCTGGCCGTAGCGGGCACCAGGGGCAGCGTCAAGCTCCTACACACCAGCCAGCTACTCTGCTACTCAGAGATCAAGGGAGACAGGCGTCCGAGACCCATCAATTCACTGCTGTTCCATCCGGTTAACTCGACCTGGCTCATGTGTGAGTTTTCAGATTGGTTTAATTTCGTTTtatttattcttcttcttcctttctggaagtgcagccttcatgattgaagacaaacacactgccagacacaccgtGGCAAACCCCTTTTCATGATTGAAGACAAAcacactgccagacacaccgtGGCAAACCCCCTtttcatgattgaagataaacACACGGCAAGACACACCGTGGCAAACCCCTtttcatgattgaagataaacacactgccagacacaccgtGGCAAACCCCTtttcatgattgaagataaacACACTGCCAGACACACAGTGGCAAACCCCTtttcatgattgaagataaacacactgccagacacaccgtGGCAAAACCCCTTTTCTTTGCAATAAGTGTGTActtgttttttgtacaaaaaacgaagcaatggttaagtgtcttgcttaaggacacagtgtAACGGCTGGGACTTGAGCCCTcgctttgctgatcagaaacaccagagcttgagtttagTACtcttatcgcacggccacgacacccctGGTTGTGAATTTGAAAGACTATCAgaaaagcaaaattaatcaCCGTACTAGCCAAGTACCCAAATgcagagaagacaaggaaggaagtttcagtcttagatgtgggaggaaaatctCAGAggattattccagggaaaaagcccacgcagtcaagtagggactgaaaacccaatccacatagtgccccatGCAATTCAAAATGAGGTTTTATAGGTTGAAAGtgaggaaagaaaccactcCGCCCACCTGATTACCCTAATGGTTATTAATTTAATCCTGCAACTTTCCATTACATTTGTTAGTTGACAACGAATTGGAAATCATCCAACTGCATTGGTTGCATTGGATAGTACAACTGCGCACAGAAACACGACAAGATAACAACATGAAAAATGACTTTTACTTCTTATCGTTTGTTTTCCAGGTGGGTCAGAAGACATCATCATCTGGGACATTGGAATTCCAGAGGGGCCAGactataaatgcaaaacaaagtaAGTAGACAGgtagctttttactatcattatctttaaccgtgtaattttattgtaaatttgtggacgtttgtgttttgtgtcgtacaagaagtatccaaaccctttaaacttTGCAAAGCCACGTCTTCATTTGTGTTTTCCCTTCTGTTTTTAATCTTTGCAGAAAGATGTATCACCTGGCCGCCCCCGGTCGTGTGCTCGGCCTCGTTGCCTTGCCGTCAACTGACTTCATACTGGCAGGATGTGAAAACGGTTGCTACGGATGGAGGATAGATAATAAACAACCCTTCGGCAAGAAGGGAAGGTAAATAACCTCTGCCACGTCTTTGAGCCGGCGGAAACGCTACTAAGTCCCACAAAGCTCAATACACTACACCCCAAATACTGAATATTTTGTTATCGAAAAACCTATGAATAAACTTGATTGATCACAATCAATTCGAATCTATTGTGCTAATTAGTCATGCGTGCATGAAGTTTGCATATCTCGACCAAATAAGGGAATTTACACTGGAGTGTTGGGTATTTGAAACTGGGTATGGATTGCGCCTCGTATAAAAAGTATGGATCCCTAGAACGGTCAtgatttgttaaaaataaataccatCATAAGaaccaaataaatatattcACATCAAATTACCAAAGTTATATCAACTGAAAATGCATGCGCAACAGATGAATATCAAAACACATCACAATGAAAGTAAGCctcatttttcatttcatttataaaaataaaaaaaacagaattccaattttcaagatttgatGTTCATAAGTAGTTTTcctgattggttgttgcagaGCACACAGCGTGGAGTTTCTTCTGCCGAGTAAAGCGCGTCTCGCTGAAGCCATCAAGGGTGATGAAGAGGAGGAGGAAGGGGAGGGTGATATGATAGATGGACTGGCTCTACTCAACGATAAACTAGTCGGTAAGAGACATCgaggaccaatgggagacttttttttatgtatttttttgtatgcaagtttgccccagACAAGGCTGGAAGTCACTCTTGGTTGGGGCTACAAGACGAAACATTGTTTTAAGTGTATATAGCTCAGGGGAGCTCAAGGTAGGAATTCATATTCTTCTTATACCAGTCTAACTGTAGGATGCACCGGTCAAGGAGTCCCAGTacatggaataaagctgttggaattgCTCCTTGTTCTGTATATTTCAGCAAAGCAAGAGTGcatgggtgagaagaagcagaaagtctggtttcacgctcaaaaATTCCAATATTTAAGCATAACAATTTTGAGACgggtttttgaattatgagaccagTCAATGTAgcacaaggtgctgtggtgcattcAACATCCACTGCCCTACTGCGCAGTCTGGAGCAACCTAACTGGTTTTATCTTGATATCTTTTTGTGGATTTCATCTAAAGTAACAATTTgctgattattttgtttggcataTTGGCCGCAATTCACACGTATCGGCCTGATACGCTAAGCTTGTGCATGGGGGACATAGCCATGTCCGAGTGTTACTAAAGGCACTTCATTTCCATTGCAGCCAGTAAAGTCGCGTGTGACGGAGCGATTCATGTATGGAACCTCGTTGATGCGCACAAGAAGAAACCAGTCAACAAAGAAGTAGCTGTTACACCTCAATGCACACTGAAATGGTGCGACTCGGACAGTGTGTATCTAGATATCGGAACATGGCAAGGTAGGTGGCATAATAATAGTGGATTCTTATATTttgctcatatccgtcacttaGTGTTGCCCAaggctttaacatacagtactTTCCAGTGCACTTTAACACTCGGCAGCGACACACCTTTTATAATCCTCTCTCACAAATTTTCATGCAGTGGAAATATTGTCAACATGAAAAGACACTATTTTCTAATCCACAACAAAGAGTACTGctgtacaaataaaacaatcttGACGAAAAGAGCTGATAAACAGAACAAATggaataatgttaaaaaaattaattaaattctaTGGAATCAGACGAGGGTTTATCTATTTCTTCTTTCTACTCCTTTCAGGTTGTGGTACGATGGTGAGTGGTGACGATGAAGGCAAGATATGGGTGTATGACACTTCAAAACTACCCATCGCTCCAGTCAAAACACCCACAACTAGAAAACCAACACATGTAAGTATCGTCAGgcctgtttttgaaagggcaagggcaccaaggcattttctccttggcaaaggtagacttgattcaagtcccgttctcgtgagAGGGGCCCTAACCATGCCCGcagtcaaaatgtagctatcgTGTTCCCAAATATGGGACTTGACAAGGTCTTTTCTTACTCTGCATGTTGTTATCGAAAAATATCCCCCAAAAAGTGCTGCTCCTTCGGTAAAATATTGATTATactctgtgacatcacagtGCAACACGTCTGGGCACGCGTGCACGCGTCTATAGAAAAGTGACTGacgaagggcaccctataattgtacattgtaaatttctaccagAGCATTTGAAggccaccaaggcaatgactaggaagcatggagacaatcgcctttgttgcctccgtcaAGTGTCAGACCTGTATTTTTGCACTGTACTTGAGGGGGTTTTGCCGCTATTAATTCCAAGACAGGTAGTCCGGTAACAATTCTCGGAtgtcaaatatttgtttgatttccATCGGACTGTATTCCCATGAGAGATATGGTTTTACTCGCTGAAAGGCACACAGTTTTCCGATGCACTAAAGACATGCCCTATGCCATTGTACACCGCAGTTTGACTGGCTGATTAAATGTAGTGCATGAATACACAATGTGATAAAGGCTACTAACAGTATTGCTTCTCAGAGTCAAAAACTGGGGCAAAAAAAactataaccacattactttgaagtgaaatgtttctcaaaatgttttatactatcgagcgctgctgtaggcttctaatcaattttgttattgccattaagtGATTACCAAAGCATGCCTTCCCATTAACATATATTTTTGTTCTCTTAACCCATAGCTACTTTACTGGCCGGATGAGCAACCCAATGACAGTTCATCGACCTCGTCAAACGACCACATCATCATCAACGATGTCGCGATCAGTTCAGATTGTAAATACATTGTATCAGTCACAAACAGAAATGTTATATGCATTTGGAGAAAACTTTAGTCTTTCATGTTCCCCCGCCCTCCCCCCCCACCCGCTCCCCCaagtcaaattaaaaacaacaacaggaaAAGTCCCAAAATTcctgtgtatttttaaaaactgtgttgtggataccttgtgttttttaaaagacCTCTTAAAAATTGGTAGAATTTGTAAATTGTTTCTTGGATactgaaaatgttgacttttttaaacgatattttttgttttatattttagttTACCGTCAATTACTCTTGtaaagtttttattaatttgtttgtttttattttattttattttttaagatacTTACGTAaatcctttttgttgttgtttcagaCTTTCTGCTGGACttacatttcaaatgaattttgTAAAGCTTTAACATGCTCCGAACTAAAGTAATAAATTAACTTacaaaaaaagaataataaatgcgattttgaaatttggctgatcaaatatttaaacaaattgacacttgcttttttttttacttttttttttttactttaagaATGGCATGaatgaaatataatttaaaCATTCCGGTTTGCAAATAGGAAAATGGCGCTTGATTTGATTACAAAAATATGTGAGAGAATATTGGCTGAAAAtggtacattttcaaaatttcagGCTCATATTTAATTGGGTCCTTGgcccacggcccaatttcatagtgctgcttgaGGACATTAAGTAGCTATGCAAAGCGCAATTATGGTTCCCAGAATATGGTTAGCAGCttaaataccatgtcacatgtacaatctgtgactggtagcCTCTTTGTTTATGGTTAGCAGCttaaataccatgtcacatgtacaatctgtgactggtaggctctttccaaccatatgcattttatgaaaaacggttacaaacgctttttatagatcaactcgtccgatccaaggcaacgtgttcctttgaaatGGGTTATTGTTCTTGGAAAGACAGAGAAGTTTTTTATCTGTCTGTCCATTGTACTTGGATGTCATATTTCCTGTGCTaccaatttgttttacttttacatCGGTTCAGAGTAGGTTGATTTTGCCACGTGTAAAGATTTGTGATTTGaaaattttttgtgctttttcaTGAAATGCATACAGTGGGAAGGCCacttaaaaacttgttttgtttccaaaatatttttttgttgttttttttcctcactATATTATACCTCAGTGTATTAACGTGTATATAGTAAGACATCATGTAATGTGTAGGCGGGTAGTGTAGTGTTGCGTTGAGTCAGTTGTACATAAGGTCAGGGCTTGGTTTGGGTTCGTCAGTGTTCATAAACAATTCTGAAATTATCTCAAATCAGCGACTCTTTCTATCACTTGCAAAATTGGTTTTtataaatgttcacaaattttctgaaatatcTCGAAGCAGTGACTCTTTAtattacaaaccaaaattatgGAATTGCTAAACTTTTGAGTCTAGTTGTCTTTTGAATTGGGTGagcagtaattttttttttacagaatcaTGTTTAAAGCATGGCTGGAGGGATTTTTTGTTGTGTTACCAAAGtctaaaactgtttttatcCATTGGTCCTTGTTGCCTTGTCAAATATGCAAATAccttttttgttaaactttggTGTATGAATCGTTATTTTTCTAGATTTCATGTTATATTGTTTTCAGTAAGTCAGCATCATGCAATTTTCCTCCTACATGTCCATCATTTATTCGCTCTATCGTATAAAACCCTTACACCAAAATGTATAATTTATGGTGCACTTAATTGACTACCATGTCAGGTTTAATATAATTAGGTTAATCAAGACTGTGAGCATATTATGCAGTTACTTGTAGCATTTGCGAAGTTTTTAAACACGTACATGTTCTGCTCACTTTAGAACAAATTTGTTGGCTGTTTgaattttctttgaaaaatacGTTTTCAAAGCAATTAGGGTTAGGTTACCTGTGATTCAACTTTATTAAAGTGGGAAAGAAACTTATATGTACACATTGATAATTAAAATGAACCTTAATCAAGAATATCACTGAatgtacaaaaattaaaaccccAAACCCAAAATATGTAATTGTAATAATTGTAGTTTACCAAGCCAATAAATATACAGATGTTTCGTAAAGAACCACATTGAGATGCTGAGGTTTGGTCATTTGTTTACAATGCAATCaacatatgtttgtttttttgtttgttggggtgtttggtTGGTTAtaaactgtcaccaggggcacattgTCACCTATTcctggggctaaaacagggttatTACCTTCAAAGTCCGCAAGAATGTGGACATGGGTATCATCATTTAGGAGCCTCACCTTctatgaagcaattatgattaaaagccttgctcaagggcacaagtgccttgctcaagggcacaagtgtctttggagggattcaaacccagtcTGCTGCTGACGAAACCAAATCTTGGGCTCTGTCAAAACTGCTCGACCAGTGGTTGCAACTGATCAGTAATATTGTAAAATGACCCACATTtggggtggcatggttggcttgtgcataaaacgctcgcctctcaccaaggtgccccctggttcgattcccggccagggccattatgtgagttgagttgtgtgttggttctctCCTGTGCCTTGAGGGTTTTcaagactatccggttttcctcccttgggaaaaatcaaacactttggCTATGCTCCGTAGTCATAATGGGtcgatgtggctggcagccaaaggcgcccttgcatgcctgcttcttgtAGCCCCgcccttcgcaattcagctctagctgcgagtaaggatgattagccaccaaattattattttgtcaaaacaaacacaagttaAAATAGTCATAATGGGTCGATGtagctggcagccaaaggcgcccttgcatgcctgctacTTGTAGCCCCgcccttcgcaattcagctctagctgcgagtaaggatgattagccaccaaattattattgttttgtcaaaacaaacacaagttaAAATAACGCAGACtgtccggttttcctcccttgggaaaaatcaaacactttggATATGCTCCGTAGTCATAATGGGtcgatgtggctggcagccaaaggcgcccttgcatgcctgcttcttgtAGCCCCgcccttcgcaattcagctctagctgcgagtaaggatgattagccaccaaattattattgttttgtcaaaacaaacacaagttaAAATAACGCAAACTCAAATCACGACCAATTTTAAAATCCTCCACATTCTCATTTTTATTCatcacttttaattttttttttttttcaatcaccATCTCTCAAAACAAGTATTTGGAAACTCTACATTATTGATGTCATGATTACAATTACAAAAGAAAGTCCAATTATTATCAAACAACCAAAATCCTTCTccaacaagaaataaataaatgtacgtAAAGCCTTAAGACTACTTGGATTCTCTACAGCACTACAAAGACAGTACAAaaagcattttttaaatttgtttttatcttaaaAGATGAAGTTTTGTAGCCACCTGAAACCCCAAAACCCCCATTCTTCTTGATATACTCTAAAACATCACATATAAACTGATTGTGCTCCAGTGCTTTTTCTCTCAtaatttgttcattatttttctGTTAATTATCTATGACTATGATACAATAATTACAAATAGATTTTTTAACCCCAAACCACCTAAATGCATATTTCTTCCACAATTTGCAAAGTTTGTTTTAGAAATTCTTAGGCAAATTTACATattcaaaaaagaaaacctgTTGATCGCCAGAGatgttttattattctttttttttttatgaaaacaaaatttaaaataaccaaaaacaaaacttgagtACAGACACAATGTCTACAACTTTAGCACAAATGTTTACGCCTTgagaaaaatatacaaaaattgcAGCACACAAAAAATCTGGTCATTACTAGTGTACTTAACAATGTCCCTCTCTCTCACTCGCTCATAAAAACAAGAGGAAAAACCCTGGTAAAttaaacttaaataaaaaaagaaatcaaacaatAGGGCAATGgataatttgcataaataaatacaatatgaTCGATAGCGGAGAATAACttcttcaaaaacaatttaaaaattgtttttttactaaAATTACGGAATTGTACACTATGATTGCATTTGATATCTGCTATTATCGTAAAAAATGGTTTTGCAAAATTGGTGGCCAAATGTTGAAATTTCGTCTCCAGAAATCAAATGGGGAAAATATTTTGAGAGGGTTTTGTGTAATGGTTTTACTGAACGGGAACATTTCAGACACTACATGGCAGTTAAAAAATGCAGTGATTCCTTTCTTCCACTCATTAACATCTTATTTCTCTGTCCAATCGATGCATTgtagtaaaaaacaaaaacaaagtagaAATTGTTTAaccttgttttaaaaaaatattaaatatatatCAACAAATCCACGAGAGTTCACCTGTGGTCATGCATGATATGGCATAAAGTGAGCAAAATGTACAATGAAAAACagatacaaaataacaacaaacataaacatcGGTTGTTCATTGATAACAAAAAGAGTTGTTCGATTAATTTAGCGGTTTCAATTACAATAAAAGATGAAATAGTTTATTGTGCATCTTGTAAACCAAATCCAAAGCTTGAGTCGAACCTTTGATTGGACTTTAGAAATAGTTTGCATGGCGACTTGATGCCAGCAGTCGCCTTTATCAAATAAAACTGGGTACAATTAATCATAATTTGTTAAGAATACCGCTGGTATTTAGGGAACTC
Above is a genomic segment from Asterias rubens chromosome 5, eAstRub1.3, whole genome shotgun sequence containing:
- the LOC117290001 gene encoding leucine-rich repeat and WD repeat-containing protein 1-like encodes the protein MSENANIPAEPTPTEPDLVPPAEEAAPILQVEPAISEEAPVPEDDSTPQLLAAVEPEQTLDLIPEAQVESVPVLQPESVPEIPAEAIQNAAELAQTVTSENVLQIALEAVQAVAEAVPTEGIPEQVAQLAPQEAAEPTVEQVMYPVADQIIPVEIINAPQEQQEGEQVAEPVLEAVLEPVMESALEPAMEPVLETALEPALNEVAPEPQVEQTLAAMPTLEPPSTVQPYNPQHTAPAISPPKITSYTAVHTTTGIMRYTPGIMSALAGKYSNSSQLVEQLVLNCAGCISLSDIRVLDMSNRKIMNLDPAVFSRMPELEELDISFNKIKGFPTQLGLRKLRYLNLKKNSLKSVLTLEQFPNLEELNIDENDLNPPDQYIAVYLLPKLKKLNGKDVDIRDTIQTMEDTLRSKMLKIWEEEYAARNEMPLNKAETRSLETEFVERLKESIQYGPGSLVEFTHHMLSVLAEKHVTTQTAYWRKTVPELISTSNQSPSASKISIKLPIKAESPTPDDAEKPQGTSNSLAASLEAAVKESDAELAGDAGEETPMNENDAPDAPADTPATPKQNSPAQAVTKSPRKITVVAAGSKSPAKTPTKATTLKRAAASETNATNGDEPNAKKAKEGDEEEAVVKKKRGRPIGSGGKYTKKDPGKPKAIKTEPKSESRVRAAAAKLAASVTSVSSDDKKEKKVSSGYEVIHMLRCHSMENDPTDAKTNVWKCAFEPSLEKPGTSKWTVASCGGNTVCVIDCSTGKVLKKYQHAKDKEEFYCVAWTTIPMEADEEGAEKCNILAVAGTRGSVKLLHTSQLLCYSEIKGDRRPRPINSLLFHPVNSTWLMCGSEDIIIWDIGIPEGPDYKCKTKKMYHLAAPGRVLGLVALPSTDFILAGCENGCYGWRIDNKQPFGKKGRAHSVEFLLPSKARLAEAIKGDEEEEEGEGDMIDGLALLNDKLVASKVACDGAIHVWNLVDAHKKKPVNKEVAVTPQCTLKWCDSDSVYLDIGTWQGCGTMVSGDDEGKIWVYDTSKLPIAPVKTPTTRKPTHLLYWPDEQPNDSSSTSSNDHIIINDVAISSDCKYIVSVTNRNVICIWRKL